The Maritimibacter sp. DP1N21-5 DNA window GCATCGAGCGCGAGATCGACGTCGGCTTTCGACGAACGGGCGACTTCGCAGACCTTCTCGCCGGTGATCGGCGTGATGTTGTCCATGTAGCGCCCTTCGACGGGGGCCACGAAAGCGCCGCCGATGTAGTTGCCATAGCGGGTCTTGAAGGGGGAAGCCGTCTGGAAATCGGCTTGGGTCATCTGGTTCATGGGGTGTCCTCCTGAGCTGTCCGGCTCCTCCGCCGGGCGTGGGGGAACCCTGCGCCGGTCCAAGACGCGGAGCCAGACAAGCAGGTGCGAGGGCCGCGTGCATCTGTCTCAAAACTGAGACGGCGCGACGGGGCGACTTTGGTTGCAGACGACCGGTCGAGGCCGGGGAAACCCCGCGCAATCTCCTTGCCACCAAAGCCAACGGGCGATAGGCAAGGCGCGACTTGAGGAGACACCGGATGGCCAAGGACGACCCCAAGACGCTGGTCTCGACCGACTGGCTCGCAGCACATCTCAACGACCCGGATCTGCGGATCGTGGATGCTTCGTGGCACATGCCCGACAGCGGGCGCGATGCCAAGGCAGACTACGATGCGATGCATATCCCGGGCGCGCGGTTCTTCGACATCGACGACATCGCCGATGCCCGCTCGGAGTTGCCCCACATGGCGCCGCCGGTCGAGAAGTTCATGTCCCGCATGCGCGCCATGGGCATTGGCGACGGTCATCAGGTGGTCGTCTACGACAGCCACGGGATCATGTCGGCCCCGCGCGTCTGGTGGACCTTCCGGCTCATGGGCAAGACTGACGTGGCAGTTCTGGACGGCGGGCTGCCCAAATGGGTGGCGGAAGGCCGCCCGGTCGAAGACATGCCACCGGTGATCCGCGACCGCCATATGACCGTGAGCCGCCAGTCGGATATGGTGAAGGACGTGACCCAAGTGGCCGCCGCCGCCAAGCTGGGTGACTGGCAGATCGTGGATGCGCGCTCCGACGCGCGG harbors:
- the sseA gene encoding 3-mercaptopyruvate sulfurtransferase, with product MAKDDPKTLVSTDWLAAHLNDPDLRIVDASWHMPDSGRDAKADYDAMHIPGARFFDIDDIADARSELPHMAPPVEKFMSRMRAMGIGDGHQVVVYDSHGIMSAPRVWWTFRLMGKTDVAVLDGGLPKWVAEGRPVEDMPPVIRDRHMTVSRQSDMVKDVTQVAAAAKLGDWQIVDARSDARFRGEADEPRPGLRKGHIPGSKNVPFAGLINDDGTLKSETELRAAFEAAGVDLSKPVISSCGSGVTAAVLDLALTILGNPRHAVYDGSWAEWGMYNDLKVATGEN